In the Micromonospora narathiwatensis genome, one interval contains:
- a CDS encoding beta-ketoacyl synthase N-terminal-like domain-containing protein has protein sequence MISDDDDRIAVIGLACRVPGAVDAAALWRNVRSGVDSVRRFSRAEALAAGVPAEVVDDASFVPAFGHLDGLTDFDAGLFGYRDDEAALLDPQHRLFLEVTWWALEDAGLGRVEATTQVGVFAGCGVNRYLRHHLLGNPAVGPAGGFCDDWDDILAGASSDYLPTRAAYALGLSGPAVAIQSACSSSLVAVCQAAQSLLDFRCDVAVAGGASVVSTHQTGYRYRAGGTLAADGVCRPYDADATGQVFGNGAGAVVLKRLADAVDDGDHVYAVLAGWAVNNDGADRAGFTVPGVVGQSAVVAEALAAADWHPDDLGYVEGHGSGTAVGDAIEIDALTRAFRTGTARRGFCALGSLKSNVGNLDAAAGVAGLIKTVLAVHHGVIPGTLHFTRAHRDVDLAGGPFVVTTDTRPWTGARRAGVSSFGLGGTNAHVLVEQAPTPLAYDANADWAVLPLSAATDEALRVLAARLADHLAGEPGGAHADAAWSLTDVAYTLAVGRRRLPHREAVVARDVAQAVGALRAVADGRAPSPPAEAPGEFRDRAAGWRAGGDLPGGAGRRVPLPGYPFQRRRHWIDRVGTPQLAGGR, from the coding sequence ATGATCAGCGACGACGACGACCGTATCGCGGTGATCGGCCTGGCCTGCCGGGTTCCGGGCGCCGTCGACGCCGCCGCCCTGTGGCGCAACGTCCGCAGCGGTGTCGACTCGGTGCGCCGGTTCTCCCGGGCCGAGGCGCTCGCCGCCGGTGTGCCGGCCGAGGTCGTCGACGACGCGAGCTTCGTGCCGGCGTTCGGCCACCTCGACGGGCTCACCGATTTCGACGCCGGGCTGTTCGGCTACCGCGACGACGAGGCGGCGCTGCTCGATCCACAGCATCGGCTCTTCCTCGAGGTCACGTGGTGGGCCCTGGAGGACGCCGGCCTCGGTCGGGTCGAGGCGACCACCCAGGTCGGGGTGTTCGCCGGCTGCGGTGTCAACCGGTACCTCCGTCACCACCTGCTCGGCAACCCCGCCGTGGGGCCGGCGGGCGGGTTCTGCGACGACTGGGACGACATCCTGGCCGGTGCCTCCAGCGACTACCTGCCGACCCGCGCGGCGTACGCGCTCGGGTTGAGCGGGCCGGCGGTTGCCATCCAGTCCGCCTGTTCCTCCTCACTGGTGGCGGTCTGTCAGGCGGCGCAGAGCCTGCTCGACTTCCGGTGCGACGTGGCGGTGGCGGGCGGCGCGTCGGTGGTCTCCACGCACCAGACCGGCTACCGGTACCGCGCCGGTGGGACGCTCGCGGCCGACGGCGTGTGCCGGCCGTACGACGCGGACGCCACCGGGCAGGTTTTCGGCAACGGGGCGGGGGCGGTCGTCCTCAAGCGGCTCGCTGACGCCGTGGACGACGGCGACCACGTCTACGCCGTACTCGCCGGCTGGGCGGTCAACAACGACGGTGCCGATCGCGCCGGCTTCACCGTACCCGGGGTGGTCGGCCAGAGCGCGGTGGTCGCCGAGGCGCTCGCCGCGGCCGACTGGCACCCGGACGATCTCGGCTACGTCGAGGGCCACGGCAGCGGCACCGCGGTCGGCGACGCGATCGAGATCGACGCGCTGACCCGGGCGTTCCGGACCGGTACGGCCCGACGCGGCTTCTGCGCGCTCGGCTCACTGAAGTCGAACGTGGGCAACCTCGACGCGGCTGCCGGCGTAGCCGGCCTGATCAAGACCGTTCTCGCGGTGCACCACGGCGTGATCCCGGGAACCCTGCACTTCACCCGGGCCCATCGCGACGTCGACCTCGCGGGCGGCCCGTTCGTCGTCACCACCGACACGCGGCCCTGGACGGGTGCCCGCCGTGCCGGGGTCAGCTCGTTCGGGCTCGGCGGCACCAACGCGCACGTACTCGTCGAACAGGCCCCGACGCCGCTCGCGTACGACGCCAACGCCGACTGGGCGGTGCTGCCGCTCAGCGCCGCCACCGACGAGGCGCTGCGGGTGCTCGCCGCCCGGCTGGCGGACCACCTCGCCGGCGAACCGGGCGGTGCGCACGCCGACGCGGCATGGTCCCTCACCGACGTGGCGTACACGCTCGCTGTCGGCCGGCGGCGGCTGCCCCACCGCGAGGCGGTCGTCGCCCGGGACGTCGCGCAGGCGGTGGGGGCGCTGCGGGCCGTCGCCGACGGACGTGCCCCGTCCCCGCCGGCCGAGGCGCCGGGGGAGTTCCGTGACCGGGCCGCCGGGTGGCGTGCCGGCGGCGACCTCCCCGGGGGAGCCGGCCGGCGGGTGCCGCTGCCGGGCTACCCGTTCCAGCGCCGGCGGCACTGGATCGACCGAGTGGGCACTCCGCAACTGGCCGGGGGGCGGTAG
- a CDS encoding non-ribosomal peptide synthetase translates to MTGDTIPAAFAAQVRQHPDRPAVLAEDVAVTYRQLAAAVAATAATIGPARAGQVALLCRHGVTTVTALLAALVTGRAYVPLEPTFPDRRLAHILADSAADVLLVDAAHAERAERLVRLVDRPGPRVVEVTGPGAAPDLDAVLAALASPAAPDDPAYVLYTSGSTGAPKGVVQSHRNVLFGIANHVRNFAITPDDRTSVLTSFGYDMAVTDTFGAILSGAAAVPVDIRTHGLGHLARALARHRVTVYHSTPTVYRYLCASLGPTGTLPDIRAVLLGGEEVTRHDVELARRHFTPDTVFVNGYGTTEISFAAQYHLPADATLDRTVVPIGHPLNGIEVLLIDETGAAGDTGEVVVRCPHVALGYWRQPELTAQRFGERDGVRTYRTGDIARRLPDGRLEFLGRADRLVKIRGYRVELGEIEVQLAALPGVGQAAVVARPRSGGADSTEKEIIGYVVPARAEPPAGRDAAAQHHLDPAVLRAALAASLPDFMVPRAVVLVDALPMGMTGKLDVAALPAPPVSSAEGAAVDPVERAVAAIWADVLGLAHVDRDASFTELGGHSLLLALVQERLETGLGHRVPLARLFEFSTVAALAAYLRTVGTPANAAHDGGAVDAPAAALDGDAGLARVAGRMRRRREARSGERR, encoded by the coding sequence ATGACGGGCGACACGATTCCGGCGGCCTTCGCCGCGCAGGTACGCCAGCATCCGGACCGGCCCGCGGTGCTGGCCGAGGACGTCGCGGTGACGTACCGGCAGCTCGCCGCGGCCGTCGCGGCGACCGCGGCCACCATCGGGCCCGCCCGCGCGGGACAGGTCGCGTTGCTGTGCCGGCACGGTGTCACCACCGTCACCGCACTGCTGGCGGCGCTGGTGACCGGCCGGGCGTACGTGCCGCTCGAGCCGACCTTCCCGGACCGCCGGCTGGCGCACATCCTCGCCGACAGCGCCGCCGACGTGCTGCTCGTCGACGCCGCCCACGCCGAGCGGGCCGAGCGGTTGGTGCGGCTGGTGGACCGGCCCGGGCCGCGGGTGGTCGAGGTCACCGGCCCCGGTGCCGCCCCGGATCTCGACGCGGTGCTCGCCGCGCTCGCCAGTCCCGCCGCACCGGACGATCCGGCCTACGTGCTGTACACCTCGGGGTCGACCGGGGCGCCGAAGGGCGTCGTGCAGAGCCACCGTAACGTGCTCTTCGGGATCGCCAACCACGTGCGCAACTTCGCGATCACGCCGGACGACCGGACCAGCGTGCTGACGTCCTTCGGCTACGACATGGCGGTCACCGACACGTTCGGCGCCATCCTGTCGGGCGCCGCCGCGGTACCGGTCGACATCCGTACGCACGGGCTCGGTCACCTGGCGCGTGCCCTGGCCCGGCACCGCGTCACCGTCTACCACTCCACCCCGACCGTCTACCGCTACCTGTGCGCCAGCCTCGGACCGACCGGCACGCTGCCCGACATCCGCGCGGTGCTCCTCGGCGGCGAGGAGGTCACTCGCCACGACGTGGAACTGGCCCGGCGTCACTTCACGCCGGACACCGTGTTCGTCAACGGCTATGGCACCACCGAGATCAGCTTCGCGGCGCAGTACCACCTGCCCGCCGACGCCACGCTCGACCGTACGGTCGTGCCGATCGGCCACCCGTTGAACGGCATCGAGGTGTTGTTGATCGACGAGACCGGCGCGGCGGGCGACACCGGCGAGGTGGTGGTGCGCTGCCCGCACGTGGCGCTCGGCTACTGGCGGCAGCCCGAGCTGACCGCGCAGCGTTTCGGTGAGCGTGACGGCGTCCGCACGTACCGGACCGGTGACATCGCCCGGCGGCTGCCGGACGGTCGCCTGGAGTTCCTGGGCCGCGCCGACCGCCTGGTAAAGATCCGCGGCTACCGCGTCGAGCTGGGCGAGATCGAGGTGCAGCTCGCGGCGCTGCCGGGGGTCGGCCAGGCCGCCGTCGTGGCCCGACCCCGCAGCGGGGGCGCCGACAGCACGGAGAAGGAGATCATCGGGTACGTCGTACCCGCACGCGCCGAGCCGCCCGCCGGCCGGGACGCCGCCGCACAGCACCACCTCGACCCCGCCGTCCTCCGGGCGGCACTGGCCGCGAGCCTGCCCGACTTCATGGTGCCCCGCGCCGTGGTGCTGGTCGACGCGCTTCCGATGGGGATGACCGGCAAGCTCGACGTCGCCGCGTTGCCCGCGCCCCCGGTGTCCTCGGCGGAGGGGGCGGCGGTCGACCCGGTCGAACGCGCGGTGGCCGCGATCTGGGCCGATGTGCTGGGCCTGGCCCACGTCGACCGCGACGCCAGCTTCACCGAGCTGGGCGGGCACTCCCTGCTGCTGGCGCTCGTCCAGGAGCGGCTCGAAACGGGCCTCGGCCACCGGGTGCCGCTCGCGCGGCTGTTCGAGTTCTCGACGGTGGCCGCGCTCGCCGCGTACCTGCGGACGGTCGGCACGCCGGCGAACGCCGCCCACGACGGCGGAGCGGTCGACGCACCCGCCGCCGCGCTCGACGGTGACGCGGGTCTGGCCCGGGTCGCCGGCCGGATGCGCCGCCGCCGCGAGGCGCGCTCGGGGGAGCGGCGATGA